Proteins encoded within one genomic window of Candidatus Thiodiazotropha endoloripes:
- a CDS encoding SLC13 family permease has translation MLAVLLLTGLALVLFSREKFPLESSALVILTLLTLGFELFPYQGSAGRVHSVDFFKGFGHEALIAVCALMVAGHGLVRSGALEPIGRTLANLWRVSPTISFLLTLLMAAVMSAFINNTPIVVLLLPILVSVALQTKSDASALLMPMGFATLIGGMSTSIGTSTNLLVIGVAADMGLDRIGMFDFIVPALIANTIAMLYLWLIAPRILPNRELVLADSSPRIFTAHLVIKEDSTVAGMPLSEAIALTHDRMQVEGIRRSETTYIMPLPDAQLNPGDRLLVHDTPANLKAFEQQMGATLYSGRDEVDNDHPLRADDQQLAEAIIFRGSPLQNRTINEMRFADSYQLVVLAVHRANERIKSMPQGLGNLSLRVGDVLLVQGKRDQIHELKQQSIVMVLDATTDLPHTRRAPYSLAIMLGIILFAALGILPIAVSAVTGVLLMLMCGCLSWRDIGRALNAQVVLIIVASLALGNALLMTGGSEFLANSFVSLTAGASPTVILSSLMLLMALLTNVVSNNAAAVIGTPVAIGIAQNLNLPTEPFVLAVLFGANMSYATPMAYQTNLLVMSAGNYTFGDFVRVGLPLILIMWLAFSWLLPLFYQTG, from the coding sequence TTTGGTCATGAGGCATTGATTGCTGTCTGTGCATTGATGGTGGCAGGTCATGGCCTTGTCAGATCCGGCGCACTGGAGCCGATTGGCCGAACTCTGGCAAATTTATGGCGAGTCAGTCCAACAATTTCGTTTCTGCTCACACTGTTGATGGCAGCCGTGATGAGTGCTTTTATCAACAATACACCCATCGTGGTACTTTTATTACCTATTCTGGTCAGTGTGGCGCTGCAGACCAAGAGTGATGCCTCCGCTTTATTGATGCCGATGGGATTTGCGACATTGATCGGTGGCATGAGTACCTCAATTGGTACTTCAACCAATCTTCTGGTTATCGGTGTCGCAGCTGATATGGGATTGGATCGGATAGGGATGTTTGATTTCATCGTCCCCGCCCTGATAGCCAACACGATCGCCATGCTCTATTTATGGCTGATCGCTCCCCGCATACTGCCAAACAGAGAGCTGGTTCTGGCCGATAGTTCACCACGGATATTTACTGCGCATCTGGTCATAAAAGAGGATAGTACGGTAGCGGGTATGCCCCTTTCCGAAGCCATCGCCCTAACCCATGATCGTATGCAGGTGGAGGGGATCAGGCGCAGTGAAACGACCTATATCATGCCTCTCCCCGATGCCCAGCTTAATCCTGGAGATCGCCTGCTGGTGCACGATACACCCGCCAATCTGAAAGCTTTTGAACAGCAGATGGGGGCAACACTCTATTCAGGTAGGGATGAGGTAGATAATGATCACCCGCTGCGGGCGGACGATCAGCAGCTGGCAGAGGCGATTATTTTCAGAGGCTCCCCCCTGCAGAACCGCACGATCAATGAGATGCGCTTCGCAGATAGTTACCAATTGGTCGTATTGGCCGTTCACCGCGCCAATGAACGCATCAAGTCCATGCCACAGGGATTGGGTAATCTGAGCCTGAGGGTTGGTGATGTCCTGCTGGTACAAGGAAAACGTGATCAGATACACGAGCTGAAACAGCAATCGATCGTCATGGTATTGGATGCCACGACTGACTTGCCTCATACCCGGCGTGCCCCCTATTCATTGGCCATCATGTTGGGGATTATTCTGTTTGCCGCTCTGGGCATTCTGCCGATTGCGGTCAGTGCGGTAACCGGTGTGTTGCTGATGTTAATGTGTGGTTGTCTCAGTTGGCGCGATATCGGCCGAGCACTGAACGCACAGGTGGTTCTGATCATTGTTGCCAGTCTCGCCTTGGGAAATGCACTGTTGATGACCGGGGGTAGCGAGTTTCTGGCAAACAGTTTTGTCAGTTTGACCGCCGGGGCATCTCCAACCGTGATACTCAGCAGTCTGATGTTGCTGATGGCGTTACTGACCAATGTGGTGTCGAACAATGCGGCTGCGGTTATCGGCACCCCGGTGGCAATCGGTATCGCGCAGAATCTGAATCTGCCGACAGAGCCATTTGTACTTGCGGTACTGTTCGGTGCCAATATGAGCTATGCCACGCCTATGGCCTATCAGACCAATCTGTTGGTCATGAGCGCCGGCAACTATACTTTCGGTGATTTTGTACGGGTTGGATTACCCTTGATTCTGATCATGTGGCTGGCATTCAGTTGGCTATTGCCGCTCTTCTACCAAACCGGATGA
- a CDS encoding isochorismatase family protein has translation MKKTLSTLFTLVVLSIPLSPQAAETPLKLEKAKTALLVTDPQSDFLDEKGIAHGLFAENIKELGTIPNIEKLFITAKRIDMPVFVSPHAYFQHDHNWENPGALQKQLLELKVFNRKDSVYATDLRDTGADFLTQYKKYILDGETVVTSPHKIYGPDSNDLVLQLRMQGIDTVILAGLAANLCTDSHLRELVENGFKVVVVKDAVAAPGKEAYQAALVNFGLIANKVVDTKQAVKLMTGSI, from the coding sequence ATGAAGAAAACCCTATCCACACTGTTCACACTGGTGGTTCTTTCCATTCCATTATCTCCGCAGGCAGCGGAAACACCATTAAAGCTGGAAAAAGCCAAAACAGCCTTGCTTGTCACGGATCCGCAAAGTGATTTTCTCGACGAGAAGGGCATTGCCCATGGATTGTTTGCCGAGAACATCAAAGAACTTGGAACCATCCCCAATATTGAAAAACTGTTTATTACCGCAAAACGGATCGATATGCCTGTCTTTGTCAGCCCGCATGCCTATTTTCAGCATGATCACAATTGGGAAAATCCAGGGGCATTGCAAAAACAGCTACTTGAGCTGAAGGTGTTCAATCGAAAGGATTCAGTCTACGCAACGGATCTAAGAGATACAGGGGCCGATTTTCTGACTCAATACAAGAAATACATTCTTGATGGAGAGACCGTTGTAACCAGTCCTCATAAGATATATGGCCCGGACAGCAATGATCTGGTGTTGCAGTTGCGTATGCAGGGTATTGATACCGTGATACTGGCCGGCCTTGCCGCCAATCTTTGCACTGACTCCCATCTACGGGAGCTGGTTGAGAATGGTTTCAAGGTGGTTGTGGTCAAGGACGCTGTTGCTGCCCCAGGGAAAGAGGCCTATCAGGCCGCTCTGGTGAATTTTGGTCTGATTGCCAATAAGGTGGTTGATACCAAGCAGGCAGTGAAACTGATGACCGGCTCAATATAA
- a CDS encoding GlcG/HbpS family heme-binding protein — MQYSIKAILILALWVVTQIGFAESDSLYSSRSLSLELASKAVDGAIKACRKKGYSVAVAVVDRGGNVTALLRDRFAGPHTIETAIRKAWTANSFRQSTSVLAGLLKEGRIPDQVQHNPGALLVGGGLVITAQGETLGGIGVSGAPPGSSERDSIDGACAEAGLEAIWEDLELAD; from the coding sequence ATGCAATATTCAATTAAAGCGATTTTGATCCTGGCTTTATGGGTAGTGACACAAATCGGCTTTGCTGAGAGTGACAGCCTCTACAGCAGTCGAAGCCTGAGTCTTGAATTGGCATCCAAGGCCGTGGATGGTGCAATCAAGGCATGCCGGAAAAAGGGCTACTCAGTTGCTGTGGCTGTAGTCGATAGAGGTGGGAATGTCACCGCATTGCTGCGTGACAGGTTTGCCGGGCCGCACACCATCGAGACAGCCATACGGAAAGCCTGGACGGCAAACAGTTTCCGTCAATCCACATCGGTTCTGGCCGGCCTGCTGAAAGAGGGGCGTATTCCGGATCAGGTGCAGCATAATCCTGGTGCTCTGCTGGTCGGTGGTGGACTGGTTATCACAGCGCAAGGTGAAACCCTTGGCGGGATCGGCGTATCCGGTGCGCCGCCTGGTTCATCTGAGCGGGATAGTATCGATGGGGCCTGTGCCGAGGCAGGATTGGAGGCGATCTGGGAGGATCTGGAACTGGCCGATTGA
- a CDS encoding DUF924 family protein produces MDNPQDILEFWFSDEVRPRHFKSTPEFDQQIKTRFMSAWQQARSGGLDSWLGSREGCLALVIILDQFPLNMFRDQPQGYSTEQHSREVANHAIRAGFDEQLPADQRAFLYLPFMHSESLSDQDYSVALFEAAGMQESLKWAKHHREIVRQFGRFPHRNTVLGRQSSKEELSYLESDQAFHG; encoded by the coding sequence GTGGACAATCCCCAAGATATACTCGAATTCTGGTTTTCTGATGAGGTAAGACCTCGCCATTTCAAATCCACCCCCGAGTTTGATCAACAGATCAAAACCCGCTTTATGAGTGCATGGCAGCAGGCCAGGAGTGGTGGACTCGACAGTTGGCTGGGTAGCCGTGAAGGGTGTTTGGCACTGGTGATCATTCTTGATCAGTTTCCCTTGAATATGTTTCGTGATCAGCCGCAGGGATACTCGACCGAGCAGCATTCGAGAGAGGTAGCAAATCATGCGATCCGTGCCGGTTTCGATGAACAGTTGCCAGCCGATCAGCGGGCTTTCCTGTATCTACCGTTCATGCACAGTGAATCCCTATCAGATCAGGATTACTCCGTTGCGCTATTTGAAGCGGCCGGTATGCAAGAGAGTCTTAAGTGGGCTAAGCACCATCGTGAAATCGTCCGCCAGTTCGGCAGGTTTCCCCATCGCAATACAGTTTTAGGTCGGCAGAGCAGTAAGGAAGAGCTCAGCTATCTCGAGTCGGACCAGGCCTTTCATGGTTGA
- the fusA gene encoding elongation factor G yields the protein MSLADFSLEQIRNIGLIAHIDAGKTTTTERMLYYCGRTHQVGSVDDGTTITDWMDQERERGITIVDASVTAYWQDCQINLIDTPGHIDFTAEVQRALRVLDGAVVVFDASQGVEPQSETVWRQADKYRVPRICFINKMDRLGAEFEKSVESIRKQLSANPVILQLPIGAESEFQGVIDLINMQSIVWQETLDSPPEYQDIPPELNAAAQSARNSMIEAIAEVDDRLLTLWLENAEVTDSQIKAALRRATISNSLTPVLCGSAFKNKAVQPLLDAIVDYLPSPVDVGAVAGIDPKSEKVIERQPDPESPLSALIFKTVTDPYAGRLCYVRVYSGVLESGANILNPRQNRTLRVGRLERMYAEHREDIKQIGTGDIAALLGLKETVTGDTLCSAKQPLLLESISFPEPVIKITISPMTAQDNDKLANALQQLAEDDPTFKFEAEKETGQTLLGGMGELHLEVVLERLKREHGVTVRTGMPKVAYKETINQPVDNAEGRFIRQTGGHGQYGHVVISLTPDSSTDGVMFENSIKAGAIPAQYIPAIEAGITESSRSGVIGGYPVTGIKVSLIDGSYHEMDSTPLSFKVAAGMAFRSGLEAGDPTLLEPVVNCNVITPEEHLGDVLAQLANRRAEIEGISDRPGSIKSIHNLVPLSEMFGYATELRSATHGRGTFTMEFDHYAAVSKEIMRTMGR from the coding sequence ATGAGCTTGGCTGACTTTTCACTCGAACAAATACGAAACATTGGTCTAATCGCCCATATCGATGCAGGCAAAACCACCACAACTGAACGCATGCTCTATTATTGCGGACGTACCCATCAGGTCGGCTCCGTTGATGATGGCACCACCATAACCGATTGGATGGACCAGGAACGGGAGAGAGGCATCACCATCGTGGATGCTTCAGTAACCGCCTATTGGCAGGATTGCCAGATCAATCTCATCGATACACCCGGACATATCGATTTCACCGCTGAAGTCCAGCGTGCACTGAGAGTTCTTGATGGCGCCGTCGTGGTGTTTGATGCCTCACAGGGTGTCGAACCACAGAGTGAGACCGTATGGCGCCAGGCAGATAAATACCGTGTACCGCGCATCTGTTTTATCAATAAGATGGACAGGCTCGGAGCGGAATTCGAAAAGTCCGTTGAGAGCATACGAAAACAACTTTCGGCAAACCCGGTCATTCTACAATTACCGATTGGTGCAGAGAGTGAATTTCAAGGTGTTATCGATTTAATCAATATGCAATCCATCGTCTGGCAGGAGACCTTGGACAGCCCGCCTGAGTATCAGGATATCCCACCAGAGCTGAATGCAGCAGCCCAATCGGCACGCAATAGCATGATCGAGGCCATCGCAGAAGTGGATGACCGACTGCTCACCCTGTGGCTGGAAAACGCAGAGGTCACTGATTCGCAAATTAAGGCGGCTCTGCGCCGGGCTACCATTAGCAACAGCCTTACCCCGGTACTCTGTGGCAGTGCTTTTAAAAACAAGGCCGTACAGCCTCTGCTGGATGCCATTGTCGACTACCTGCCCTCACCTGTCGATGTCGGTGCGGTTGCAGGGATAGATCCGAAATCGGAGAAGGTGATTGAGCGTCAACCCGATCCAGAGTCGCCATTGAGCGCACTGATATTCAAAACCGTGACAGATCCCTATGCAGGCAGATTATGTTATGTCAGGGTCTACTCGGGGGTACTGGAATCCGGAGCGAACATACTCAATCCAAGACAGAACCGGACCCTGCGAGTCGGACGCCTTGAAAGGATGTATGCCGAGCATCGAGAAGACATCAAGCAGATCGGTACAGGGGATATAGCCGCTCTGCTGGGGCTGAAGGAGACAGTAACGGGAGATACACTCTGCAGCGCCAAACAACCACTGTTACTCGAATCGATCTCATTTCCGGAACCGGTCATCAAAATCACCATCTCGCCAATGACCGCACAGGATAATGACAAACTGGCTAATGCTCTGCAGCAACTGGCGGAAGATGATCCAACCTTCAAATTCGAAGCCGAAAAAGAGACCGGACAAACCCTGCTCGGTGGTATGGGTGAACTTCATCTGGAGGTGGTTCTGGAGCGATTGAAGCGTGAGCATGGCGTGACAGTACGCACAGGTATGCCGAAGGTTGCCTATAAGGAGACGATCAACCAGCCAGTGGATAACGCAGAGGGCCGTTTCATCAGGCAGACCGGTGGCCATGGCCAATATGGACATGTTGTCATTTCTCTTACCCCGGACAGCTCCACGGATGGTGTGATGTTTGAAAACAGTATCAAAGCCGGCGCCATCCCGGCTCAGTACATTCCGGCCATTGAAGCGGGTATTACAGAGTCGTCCCGCAGCGGAGTCATCGGTGGTTATCCGGTGACCGGAATCAAAGTCAGCTTGATTGATGGTTCATACCACGAGATGGACTCAACGCCACTATCCTTCAAAGTAGCAGCTGGCATGGCATTTCGTTCAGGGCTTGAGGCGGGTGATCCTACGCTTCTGGAACCTGTTGTGAACTGCAACGTGATTACCCCGGAAGAACACCTTGGGGATGTATTGGCACAACTGGCAAACCGGCGAGCTGAGATCGAAGGGATCTCAGATAGGCCTGGCAGTATCAAATCCATACACAATCTTGTCCCCCTTTCGGAGATGTTCGGCTATGCAACAGAACTGAGATCCGCCACCCATGGGCGGGGCACATTTACCATGGAATTCGACCACTATGCGGCAGTATCCAAAGAGATTATGCGCACCATGGGCAGGTGA
- a CDS encoding response regulator produces the protein MSTSEDSIDHEALQQLPYLLDRLKSNWPILPSGLWNSSCIQAALRQLHELGRYSKASGLVNIHEICLAIEKVISDVHEEHELSDRDELDQLSLYLIQLTQAIEVSSSRQPHADHSADACQVIYLPRNSVEGDLITAAIEKNGWSVRQLSDIDSLDSVLLSHPVELLLLDTQYLPYIDQIKHCFSDQTRAETKSPELVFISNVCDVETRLEVLRAGSSQCYSEPINVNELMAGIKHILSPELNPHYRVLVVEDDESQAEFARKLLNKGGFETLIITDPMSVMEAVEGFQPDLVLMDLYMPGANGIELTQLIRAKSSACFIPIVFLSGEEDIEKKILALHSGADDFLTKPVRSPHLIATVQTRIMRTKEMLSYRKTTSDDAITGVVGRRRLLDELDLCCTGNGFENEFVSLFLIALESDESLTDEQSSAANHALISLITDVLNPVLGRRDLVARTGNTALGILVKRELESDIDQLGRDCAQQITDELSRAKGATPSWGIGLVTFDSIYDRAYAILQHAEFTANAALEQAAVPYLRHNESKIKQPIAEKQTDLILRDQVRTALQNGAVEFHEQRYMALNEPGAIIEQIPGFSPSTGLHGEMGGIYQSASQFDGMGMLNRLVCQQAIRKLGESLFCGNPDRILIWMSGMAIHDDQLIPFIQSELRRLHVVGTGLIVEFDLPAIAPELKAAKRLLNQLSRLGIAVLLGNFSCNETAYKVLAYLSADGVRLHPSLMRADQERVNSTLTSIKALDAFIMLPRSDVSGHNSHYWSDAADYVQVEHLAQVTQASPTQGLTAFD, from the coding sequence ATGTCCACAAGCGAAGATTCAATCGATCATGAGGCGTTGCAACAGCTGCCGTATCTACTTGATCGACTTAAGAGTAATTGGCCGATACTGCCTTCCGGGTTATGGAACAGTTCCTGTATCCAGGCCGCTCTTCGCCAGCTCCATGAGCTTGGTAGATACAGCAAAGCCTCTGGTTTGGTGAATATACACGAAATCTGCCTGGCTATAGAAAAAGTGATCAGTGATGTTCATGAAGAGCATGAACTATCTGATAGAGATGAGCTGGATCAACTCTCTCTCTATCTGATTCAACTCACCCAGGCGATCGAAGTCTCAAGCTCCCGTCAACCACACGCTGACCATTCGGCCGATGCTTGTCAGGTGATCTATTTACCACGCAACAGCGTGGAGGGTGATCTGATCACTGCGGCTATTGAAAAGAATGGTTGGTCAGTCAGGCAGTTGTCTGATATCGATTCACTTGACAGTGTGCTGCTCAGCCATCCAGTGGAGTTACTGCTGCTGGATACACAATACCTACCCTATATCGATCAGATAAAACACTGTTTTTCAGATCAGACTCGAGCTGAGACGAAATCTCCAGAGTTGGTTTTCATATCCAATGTCTGTGATGTTGAAACACGGCTGGAAGTGTTACGTGCTGGATCGAGTCAGTGTTATTCAGAACCCATCAATGTCAATGAATTGATGGCTGGTATCAAGCACATCCTCTCACCTGAATTAAACCCACATTACCGGGTGTTGGTTGTAGAGGATGATGAATCACAGGCTGAATTTGCCCGTAAATTGTTAAATAAAGGCGGCTTTGAAACCCTGATAATCACCGATCCCATGAGTGTCATGGAGGCTGTCGAAGGATTTCAGCCCGATCTTGTGCTGATGGACCTCTATATGCCCGGTGCCAACGGAATCGAATTGACACAGTTGATCCGTGCCAAGTCCTCGGCATGTTTTATCCCCATTGTCTTCCTTTCGGGTGAAGAGGATATTGAAAAAAAGATTTTGGCACTGCATTCTGGAGCCGATGACTTTTTAACCAAACCGGTTAGATCTCCACACCTTATTGCTACTGTGCAAACCCGGATCATGCGAACCAAAGAGATGCTCAGTTATCGTAAAACAACCTCCGATGATGCAATAACAGGTGTTGTTGGCCGCCGTAGACTGCTTGATGAACTGGATCTTTGTTGCACCGGAAACGGCTTTGAAAATGAATTCGTGTCGCTTTTTCTGATCGCCCTGGAGAGTGACGAGAGCTTGACAGATGAGCAGTCGTCAGCAGCAAACCACGCATTGATCTCACTCATAACTGATGTCCTGAATCCTGTCCTTGGTAGGAGGGATCTGGTTGCTAGAACTGGAAATACCGCACTTGGTATTCTTGTCAAACGTGAGCTTGAGTCTGATATAGATCAACTGGGCCGGGATTGTGCTCAACAGATAACCGATGAACTCTCCCGTGCCAAAGGTGCTACCCCCAGTTGGGGTATAGGTCTGGTTACTTTTGATTCCATTTATGACAGGGCCTATGCAATTCTGCAGCATGCAGAGTTCACGGCCAATGCTGCACTTGAACAGGCTGCTGTACCCTATTTACGCCATAATGAGTCGAAAATAAAACAACCGATAGCAGAAAAGCAAACGGATCTCATACTGAGAGATCAGGTCAGGACGGCACTGCAAAATGGTGCAGTTGAGTTTCATGAGCAGCGCTATATGGCACTTAATGAGCCTGGAGCGATCATAGAGCAGATTCCCGGTTTTTCACCATCCACCGGATTGCATGGTGAGATGGGGGGGATTTATCAGAGTGCCAGCCAGTTTGATGGAATGGGAATGCTTAACCGGTTGGTCTGCCAGCAGGCTATTCGCAAGCTCGGCGAATCTCTGTTTTGTGGCAATCCTGACAGGATACTGATATGGATGTCCGGTATGGCTATTCACGATGACCAACTTATTCCATTCATTCAGTCTGAGCTGCGCAGACTCCATGTCGTTGGGACCGGCTTGATCGTTGAGTTTGATCTACCGGCGATTGCTCCTGAACTCAAGGCGGCGAAAAGGCTGTTGAACCAGCTGTCACGCTTGGGAATTGCTGTTCTACTGGGGAATTTCTCCTGTAATGAAACTGCTTACAAAGTACTTGCCTATCTGTCCGCAGATGGGGTCAGGCTGCATCCCTCTCTGATGCGTGCGGACCAGGAGAGGGTTAACTCGACACTGACCAGCATCAAAGCATTGGATGCATTTATCATGCTGCCGAGATCTGATGTGTCAGGTCATAACAGCCACTACTGGTCGGATGCTGCTGATTATGTTCAGGTGGAACATTTAGCTCAAGTAACCCAAGCTTCGCCGACTCAGGGATTAACCGCATTTGATTGA
- a CDS encoding Era-like GTP-binding protein: protein MIEQQKNRSSKRIFRLILLMLILFLGLLILLLTLQLTESALNVWHLLDQLSPKLLVFYGVGLFLFTLGLLILIWRLLKPGKSAKQEVPAQRQIPMPEDREAFETALAKADEKGVDVSQAQQELFELDHRSKSADRYVAFFGPVSAGKSALIRAITGAEEIQTDPRAGTTKAVEHYPCEIQGERLIFTDAPGILDSNEARVQIAREEARRAHLVIYVCEAELTRDQHQELVELQAFERPLIVALNKRDRYTDKDLAAIMQRLASQLPGVDKMVSVQAGGQEEVIRIDAQGNEKRALRERPPQVDSLLAEILKRTGRQRDSLEQQRDQSLLHLGAEKLHTATLEYRQQQGRKLVKEYTHKAMLGAMAAVSPGTDILIQGYLGMKMVGALCELHEIRARDVDLEQLVEQAGQHVGKRMTLLLALAGNVLKAFPGLGTVTGGATHAVAYGLIFQSLGESVIETLEQGESLEKSVVLDKFEETMSGNLEARAKHFARLTLEQLIRKD from the coding sequence ATGATAGAGCAGCAGAAAAATCGATCATCGAAGCGGATATTCAGGTTGATTCTGCTGATGCTGATCCTGTTTCTCGGATTACTGATTCTTCTGCTTACTCTGCAACTTACTGAGTCTGCACTGAATGTCTGGCATTTGCTGGATCAACTCTCGCCCAAACTGCTGGTGTTTTACGGGGTAGGGCTCTTCCTCTTCACTTTAGGGCTGTTAATTCTCATCTGGCGACTGCTCAAACCTGGGAAATCGGCAAAACAGGAGGTTCCAGCGCAGCGGCAGATACCGATGCCTGAAGATCGTGAAGCATTTGAAACCGCATTGGCAAAGGCCGATGAGAAGGGGGTTGATGTTTCCCAGGCTCAGCAGGAACTTTTTGAACTGGATCATCGTAGCAAGAGTGCCGATCGCTATGTGGCCTTCTTTGGTCCGGTATCCGCCGGTAAAAGTGCATTGATCAGGGCGATCACCGGGGCTGAGGAGATCCAGACCGACCCAAGGGCAGGTACCACCAAGGCCGTTGAGCATTACCCTTGTGAAATCCAGGGTGAACGACTCATATTCACCGATGCCCCGGGTATCCTTGACAGTAATGAAGCGCGTGTACAGATTGCCCGGGAAGAAGCGCGACGGGCACATCTGGTGATCTACGTCTGTGAGGCCGAGCTGACTCGTGATCAACATCAGGAACTGGTTGAGCTGCAGGCCTTTGAGCGGCCATTGATAGTCGCTCTGAACAAACGGGATAGATACACCGACAAAGATCTGGCTGCCATTATGCAACGGCTTGCCAGTCAGCTGCCTGGAGTCGATAAAATGGTGTCTGTTCAGGCCGGTGGCCAGGAGGAGGTGATCAGGATCGATGCACAGGGGAATGAGAAGCGGGCACTTCGTGAACGACCCCCTCAGGTGGATTCACTTTTGGCTGAGATACTCAAAAGAACTGGCCGCCAACGAGACTCCCTGGAGCAGCAGAGAGACCAGAGTCTTCTGCATCTCGGTGCAGAGAAACTCCATACAGCAACATTGGAGTATCGACAGCAGCAAGGACGAAAACTGGTAAAAGAGTATACCCATAAAGCGATGCTTGGGGCGATGGCTGCGGTCAGCCCGGGCACTGATATTCTGATTCAAGGCTATTTGGGTATGAAGATGGTCGGTGCACTCTGCGAACTCCATGAGATAAGGGCCAGAGATGTGGACCTTGAACAATTGGTTGAACAGGCCGGTCAGCATGTGGGTAAGCGCATGACTCTGTTGTTGGCACTGGCCGGAAATGTTTTGAAAGCATTTCCCGGCCTGGGCACGGTCACTGGCGGGGCGACTCATGCCGTGGCCTATGGTTTGATATTTCAGAGTCTGGGTGAGTCCGTTATTGAAACCCTTGAACAGGGGGAATCTCTGGAAAAGAGCGTGGTCTTAGATAAATTTGAGGAGACAATGAGTGGAAATCTGGAAGCGCGTGCAAAACATTTTGCGCGGCTCACCCTGGAACAGCTCATCAGAAAAGATTGA
- a CDS encoding GTP-binding protein — MEIWKRVQNILRGSPWNSSSEKIDEQQSENDGHLQLARENLRELLSDDRLPESVRDSLKDDFHQVQAMLDKLEHGHLHIAVFGRVSVGKSALLNALLGEQRFAVSALHGETRHSDMAVWREVEVSGVFLIDTPGINEISGEERERMAEDVASRADLVLFVVDGDLTQTELQAMQKLAQLNRPLIVVLNKADRYTADELQLLLSSLREKLTGLVASDYIVAAAARPAERIYLQMDEQGQEQEIRRTPQADVLALTDTLWMLIEKEGMTLSALNASLFAGQLSDEVAERVVAIRQEVAERVIRGYCLGKGVAVAVNPIPVADLVAALALDASMVVHLARIYGMSVTRGEAGQLIKTIGSQMALLMATVWSVNLAASALKASSAGLSTLVTAAAQGGMGYYTTYVVGLAAQRYFSQGRSWGSDGPKTIVQQILDSVDKDSILQQASDDIRQRMKLAK, encoded by the coding sequence GTGGAAATCTGGAAGCGCGTGCAAAACATTTTGCGCGGCTCACCCTGGAACAGCTCATCAGAAAAGATTGACGAGCAGCAATCAGAGAACGATGGCCACCTGCAGTTGGCGCGGGAGAATTTACGTGAGCTGCTGAGTGATGACCGATTACCTGAGTCTGTTCGTGATTCACTTAAGGATGATTTTCACCAGGTTCAGGCAATGCTCGACAAACTTGAGCATGGGCATCTGCATATCGCGGTTTTTGGTCGTGTCAGCGTGGGTAAATCCGCATTGCTTAATGCGCTGCTGGGCGAGCAGCGTTTCGCTGTCAGTGCGTTGCATGGCGAGACCCGTCATAGCGATATGGCTGTCTGGCGAGAAGTTGAGGTATCCGGGGTGTTTCTGATCGATACGCCGGGTATCAATGAAATCAGTGGTGAGGAGCGCGAACGTATGGCCGAGGATGTGGCGAGCCGTGCGGATTTGGTGCTGTTTGTAGTGGACGGTGATTTGACCCAGACAGAGCTGCAGGCAATGCAGAAGCTTGCACAACTGAATCGGCCATTGATTGTGGTGCTGAACAAAGCGGACCGATATACCGCGGATGAACTGCAACTTTTGCTCAGCAGTCTGCGAGAGAAATTAACCGGACTTGTCGCTAGCGACTATATCGTTGCCGCCGCGGCAAGACCCGCAGAGCGGATCTATCTGCAGATGGATGAACAGGGTCAGGAGCAGGAGATCAGAAGAACTCCGCAAGCGGATGTTTTGGCTTTGACTGACACGCTCTGGATGTTGATCGAAAAGGAGGGCATGACACTCTCTGCTTTGAACGCCAGTCTGTTTGCCGGTCAGTTGAGTGATGAGGTGGCTGAACGGGTGGTTGCGATACGCCAGGAAGTGGCAGAGCGGGTGATCCGCGGCTACTGTCTGGGTAAAGGGGTCGCAGTTGCTGTTAATCCGATACCGGTTGCCGATCTGGTTGCGGCTTTGGCTCTGGATGCCTCAATGGTTGTGCATCTGGCAAGGATCTACGGGATGTCGGTTACCCGGGGTGAAGCCGGACAGTTGATCAAAACCATCGGTTCCCAGATGGCTCTGTTGATGGCTACGGTATGGAGTGTGAATCTAGCAGCCAGTGCACTCAAAGCGAGTAGTGCCGGGCTTTCGACCCTGGTAACTGCAGCTGCTCAGGGTGGCATGGGCTACTACACCACCTATGTGGTGGGACTGGCGGCACAGCGATACTTTTCCCAGGGGCGCTCCTGGGGTAGTGACGGTCCGAAAACCATTGTGCAGCAGATTCTCGATTCAGTGGATAAGGACTCAATACTGCAACAGGCCAGCGATGATATCCGTCAACGGATGAAGCTGGCAAAATAG